In the genome of Nonomuraea sp. NBC_00507, the window GTCGAGCGCCGGCGTCAGCGGCGCCCCGGGGTCATCGCTCGGCGCTCCCAGCCCGGACGGCAACGGCCGCCGCGCACGCCCCTCCAACGCGGTCAGGCACGCGTTGGTCGCGATCCGGTACAGCCAGGTCCGTACGGAGGCACGCGTGTGGTCGTACCGGTCGCGGGCCTTCCACGCGCGCAGCATCGTCTCCTGCACCAGGTCCTCGGCCTCGTGAAACGAACCCAGCATCCGATAGCAGTAGGCCACCAGTTCGCCCCGGTAAGGCTCGAATTCCATGAGCCCATCATGGTACATCCCTGTTCCGCGCGGCTCCCGACCGCCGGCCGAGCGGCGCCATCTTCTTGGCCCTCGTCACCTGGCCGCCCAGTTCCAGGAGCTGGGCCTCGGAACAGGCCTGCCGCAGCCGCGGGAACAGGTCGTTCTCCTGCTCCCGCACGTGGTGGCGGATCTGATCCATCAGCCGCTCCAGCGTCGGCCAGAATGCCGTGTCGGACGACTCCAGCCCTTCCAGCTGCTTCATCGTCCGCTCGGCGGCGGCGTGCTCGGCGATCTCCTCATCCGCCAGCGCGTCGCCGCCCGGGACGTGTTCGCGCACCGCCGGGTACAGGTACGCCTCCTCCGCCACCGAGTGGCGCACCAGTTCGATGACCACCTGCTCCGCCAGGGTCTCGGCCTTCTCATCGATCCGGCCGACCATATGCTCCAGCCGGCTGAACAGCTCCTCGACCTCGCGGTGGTCGACGACCAGGACCGCGATCACATCCTGTTGTTCGCTCATCGGCGGGCTCCTTCGACCGAGATCAAGTCGCGGATCAGGGACGTCAGGTCGCCGACCGGACGTTCTCGCGGACGTCCTTGGTCGCCACGCCCAGCAGTTTGCCGGTCAGATCGATCAGTGCGCGGCCGACGGCCAGCTCTTCACCGATCTGCGGCGCGGGCGGGTCAGCCGGATTGCGGTGAGCTTCGCCGCACCCGGTCAACCGCACGTCGGCTGGGCTGGTCAAAGTGACGTACGCGGTGGCAAGATCGCCGGTCTCGGCGATGTCGATCTGAATGGACCATTGTCTGTCGGCCATGGGTCTCACCTCACTGGTACCTCACTGTCGCGCTACCCCAGGTCATGTGGGCAAACGCGGCTCGCTGAGGTAGCCGGGCAGCGCGGCGCCCGCCGAACGCCGCCCGGAGGGGGTGCTTGCGACATTCCGATCAATAGGCCCAGAAAAGCCTAATTTGATTCAACTTCGATCACTTTCGATCGCTACTATGGGGGCGTCGCGAGGAGGACCATGACGAACACTGCAACCGGATCCGCGGGCCGGCGGACGGAGAGCGGACCGGCGGAAGACGGGGCGGTCGGTCCCCTGCGTGCCGTCTGGGGGGCCGCGATGTCGCCGGAGGCCCTGGTCCGCAGCCTGCTGCCGGCTGAGGCGGCGCTGCCGGTCCCTCCCGCGGGGGACGCCGCCTGGGATCAGGTCCGCAGCTCAGGCACGCTGGCCGCCGTACGGGAGCGGGCGGAGGCAGAGCTGGGCACACCCTGGCCGCAGCCACTGGCCTCGCAGTACGCGCGTTATTTCCGCGACGGCAACCGCACCCGCTACGAGAGCCAGGTGTTCGAGCGCCAGGACCGGCTGACCCGGGCGGTGCTCATGGCGACGATCGGTGAGGCGGGCGGTGAGGCGGGCCGCGGGCAGAAGTGGCTGGACGAGGCCGCCGACGGGATCGTGCAGTTGTGTGAGCAGAGCTCGTGGTGCTGGCCGGCGCACGAGGACACCTGCCGGCCCCGCGGCACGGTCCTCCCCGATGTGGCGACCCCCTGCCTCGACCTTGGCGCCGCCGACGTCGCCGCCCAGCTGGCGTGGGCCGACCAGGCTCTCGGCGACCGGCTGGCGGAGCGCTATCCCGGGCTGCGCGAACGCGTGCGGGCAGAGGTGCGCGTGCGGGTGCTCGACCCGTTCGTCCAGCGGCGCGACTGGCACTGGCTGGGCCTGGACGGCGATGTGCACAACTGGTGCCCGTGGATCTGCGGCAACGTGCTCGTCGCCGCGCTGCGCCTGGCCGAGCCGGGGCGGGAGCGGGCCGGCCAGGTCGCCTGGGCGGTGGCGGGCCTCGATCGTTACCTCGCGGCGCTGCCGGCCGACGGCTCCGTCGATGAGGGTTATGAATACTGGTGGAACGGGGCATGCCGGGCGCTCGAGGCACTCGACCTCCTGGAGCACGCCACGTCGGGGCGGCTCGACGCGGCGGACGTCCCGGTCGTGCGGAAGACGGTCCGGTTCCCGCACCGCATGCATCTGGGCGGGCCGTGGTATCTGAACCTCGCCGACGCGCGGGCTCGGCCGCCGGCCGACCAGCCGTGGCAGGTGCTGCACCGCTGGGCTCGCCGGCTCGGCGAAGTGGACGCCCGCCGGCACGCGGAGTCGCAGCGTACGCCGGGGATCCCCGCCTCCGCCGAGCTCGGGCGGGCGCTCTGCGAGCTGGCCGATGACGCGTGGCAGCACGCCGAGCGCGGCGAGCCGCCTCTCGTGGCCGGGGTCTGGCTGCCGGGGACGCAGGTCGGCCTCGCGCGTACGGCGGGCGGGACGGCGCGCGGTCTCGCGCTCGCGGTCAAGGGCGGGCACAACGGGGAGCACCACAACCACAACGACGTCGGGTCCGTGGTCGTCGCCGTGGACGGCGTTCCCGTGCTGGTCGACGCGGGGCGGCCGACGTACACGGCGCAGACGTTCGGGCCGGACCGTTATGCGATCTGGACGATGCAGAGCACCTGGCACAACGTTCCCGAGGTGCGGGGCGCGGCGCAGGGGCAAGGGCCTGGGTTCCGGGCCCGGGACGTGCAGGTGGTGGACGAGCCCGGCCGGTTCGAGGTGCGGCTGGACCTGGCCGCCGCCTACCCCCTGCCCGAGCTCGAGCGGTGGTGGCGGACGGCGTCGCTCGATCGGCGCGCGTCACGCGTGACGATCGGGGACTCCTGGAGCTTCACCGGGGACGGCGACCCGAGCGTGCTGCATTTCTTGCTGAACGGGCAGGTGGAGCAGCCGTCCGCCGGGCAGGTCGTCGTCCGGCCGCCGGGCGGCGCGCGGGCGGTGCGCGTCGCGTGGGACCCTGAGGTCGCGGCGGCCGTGCTCACCGTCCGCATGCTGGAGGACCCCATGCTCTCCGAGGTGTGGGGCGAGCGGCTGACCAGGCTGGAGCTGCTCTTGCCCGGCACGGCGCGGGGCGCTTTCGAGGTCCGCGTGGAGGTGGGGGAATGACCGTGTCCGATTCGCCGGGTGCGCTGCCGGACGAGCGCCGCGCCCAGATGGTGGATTTGCTGCGCCGGCGCGGCGTGGTACGCGTCAGCGAGCTGGCGACCGAGCTGGACGTCTCGGCCATCACGATCCGGCGCGACATCGCGCTGCTCTCGTCCCAGGGGCTCATCCGCCGGGTACGCGGCGGCGCCGTACTCCACGACGGGCCGGTGGCCGAGACGCTCGCCGGCGTCGCCGAGACGGAGGAGTCGCCGGCATCCGACGCGGAGGCACCGCAGGTCACGATCGGCATGGTGGTGCCGTCGTTGAACTATTACTGGCCCGACGTGATCCGCGGCGTCCGGGAGGCAGCAGCGGCGGCCGGCGCGCGGGTCGTCCTGCGTGGCGCCAGCTACCGGGCCACCGACGAGCGCCGCCACCTCTCCCGGCTGGTGGAGGCGGTGGGCGTGGACGGCCTCCTGGTCGCGCCCACCACGACCGGCGACGAAGGGGCGGAGCTGGTGCGCTGGCTGCAGGACGCCGACATGCCCATGGTGCTCATCGAGCGCACCGCCGCCTCCGGTCCCTACCAGGAGGCGATGGAGTCGGTGGTCAGCGATCACGCGCTGGGGGCCGGCATGGCCGTGCGGCATCTGGTCGAGCTGGGTCACCGGCGGATCGGACTGATTACCACCATGCATAGCCCGACGAGCCCGCACGTGCGGCGCGGCTGGCAGCAGGCATGCGAGGAGTTCGGCCTTTCACGGGACGACTCGCTGGACGTCAGCACGGTCGACCAGTCGGATCCCGAGTGGCCCAGGGCGCTGGAGAGCCTGATCGACCGATGCGTCGCCTCCGGGACGACGGCGCTGCTCGTCCACTCGGACCCGGAGGCGATCGACCTGGTAGAACGGTGCCAGGAGCGCGGCATCCGCGTGCCCGGCGATCTCGCCATCGTGACCTACGACGACGAGGTGGCCGAGTTGTGCGACCCGCCGTTGACCGCTGTCCGCCCGCCCAAGACGGCCATCGGTCGGGCGGCCTTCGGGCTGCTCGCCGAGCGCCTGACCGACCCGGAGCGCCCCACCCACCGCATGGTCATCGAGCCACGTCTGATCGTGCGCTCGTCCTCGGCGTCATGAGCATGCCACGTCTGATCGTGCGCTCGTCCTCGGCGTCATGAGCATGCCACGTCTGATCGTGCGCTCGTTCTCGGGGTCGTAGCGTTCACTGTCCGCTGGGCGCGACGGACGTGTCCAGGAGGTCGTCCGTCCCGTCCGGCCAGGTCACACGGGCGAGCTCCGGGCCGTCCCAGGACAGGACCGGCGACCGGTCCGGCTCCTGACCGCCGAGGAACACCGCCACGTCGTACCAGGTGTCCGGCCGCGCCGGCGCGGTGGTGGCGCACCAGGGCACGAGCGTCCACGGTGCGAGCGGCGAGGAGTCCTGGGCGGAGAGCACCCCGCGCAGGTCCAGCCCCGGTCCCGCGATGACGCGCGCGTGCATGGTGCCGTTCGAAGCGGCGGGGAGGTCGCCCTGGACGGGGTCGGCGGCGGGGAGCGGCCATCCGCCGACACGCAGCCGGCCGGGCTCCGCCCCGGTGTCCCGCATCCGGACCAGGCGCAGCTCCCAGGGCCCGCGCACGGCGGAGAGCAGCTCCAGCCACGGCCCGAGGCGTACCGTCCCTGGCCGCCCGTAACCGTGGTCCCCGCGAGCGTCGCCCTCCGGGGTGACCCAGTGGGCCTGCCAGCGTGAGGCCCCGACCGTCGTTCCCGAGGGGAGGCGGTCGAGGAGGAGTGTCTCGAATCCCGTGCGGTGGCTCGGCCGCCCGTCCTCGTCCAGGAGCACGACCGCCTGGTCGAAGGGGTCGGCGGCGTGCTCACCTGCGAGCACGGGCGAGGTGACGGTCGAATAGCCCAGCCGCGCGTACAGGGGCGAGTCCGTCAGGTGTGTCCCCGGGTGGGAGTGGTCGGTGCCGTGGTTGATCACCCGTACGACGCCGTCGCCCCGGGTGCCGCTGACCAGCCAGCCCGGCGCGCGGACGACTCGCTGGTAGTCGCCGGACTCGATCGGCAGCGGCTCCTCCACGGCCGTCCACACCGGATGGTCGGCGGGCAGGGACAGGCCGAAGAAGCCCTTGGCCGCCCAGTACGGCGAGCCGGGCCCGGAGTAGGACTGGGCGATCGGGGGCCAGGCTCCGTGCCAGCCCAGGGTCAGGACTCCGTCCTCGTCCGGCGC includes:
- a CDS encoding hemerythrin domain-containing protein, with protein sequence MSEQQDVIAVLVVDHREVEELFSRLEHMVGRIDEKAETLAEQVVIELVRHSVAEEAYLYPAVREHVPGGDALADEEIAEHAAAERTMKQLEGLESSDTAFWPTLERLMDQIRHHVREQENDLFPRLRQACSEAQLLELGGQVTRAKKMAPLGRRSGAARNRDVP
- a CDS encoding dsRBD fold-containing protein codes for the protein MADRQWSIQIDIAETGDLATAYVTLTSPADVRLTGCGEAHRNPADPPAPQIGEELAVGRALIDLTGKLLGVATKDVRENVRSAT
- a CDS encoding heparinase II/III domain-containing protein; the protein is MTNTATGSAGRRTESGPAEDGAVGPLRAVWGAAMSPEALVRSLLPAEAALPVPPAGDAAWDQVRSSGTLAAVRERAEAELGTPWPQPLASQYARYFRDGNRTRYESQVFERQDRLTRAVLMATIGEAGGEAGRGQKWLDEAADGIVQLCEQSSWCWPAHEDTCRPRGTVLPDVATPCLDLGAADVAAQLAWADQALGDRLAERYPGLRERVRAEVRVRVLDPFVQRRDWHWLGLDGDVHNWCPWICGNVLVAALRLAEPGRERAGQVAWAVAGLDRYLAALPADGSVDEGYEYWWNGACRALEALDLLEHATSGRLDAADVPVVRKTVRFPHRMHLGGPWYLNLADARARPPADQPWQVLHRWARRLGEVDARRHAESQRTPGIPASAELGRALCELADDAWQHAERGEPPLVAGVWLPGTQVGLARTAGGTARGLALAVKGGHNGEHHNHNDVGSVVVAVDGVPVLVDAGRPTYTAQTFGPDRYAIWTMQSTWHNVPEVRGAAQGQGPGFRARDVQVVDEPGRFEVRLDLAAAYPLPELERWWRTASLDRRASRVTIGDSWSFTGDGDPSVLHFLLNGQVEQPSAGQVVVRPPGGARAVRVAWDPEVAAAVLTVRMLEDPMLSEVWGERLTRLELLLPGTARGAFEVRVEVGE
- a CDS encoding substrate-binding domain-containing protein is translated as MTVSDSPGALPDERRAQMVDLLRRRGVVRVSELATELDVSAITIRRDIALLSSQGLIRRVRGGAVLHDGPVAETLAGVAETEESPASDAEAPQVTIGMVVPSLNYYWPDVIRGVREAAAAAGARVVLRGASYRATDERRHLSRLVEAVGVDGLLVAPTTTGDEGAELVRWLQDADMPMVLIERTAASGPYQEAMESVVSDHALGAGMAVRHLVELGHRRIGLITTMHSPTSPHVRRGWQQACEEFGLSRDDSLDVSTVDQSDPEWPRALESLIDRCVASGTTALLVHSDPEAIDLVERCQERGIRVPGDLAIVTYDDEVAELCDPPLTAVRPPKTAIGRAAFGLLAERLTDPERPTHRMVIEPRLIVRSSSAS
- a CDS encoding DUF2264 domain-containing protein codes for the protein MLMLREFDDLRLSPHTGWTRNHWAALADHLLLSARRYASASHARISFPGPPGGYGPDVDALEGFARTFLAAGFRVAGEGGHDPLGLMEWYAQGLATGTDPRSPERWVRLDEHGQAKVEAASLALVLHLTRPWLWDRLDPIVQEQVVDYLAPAIGSDYPPINWIWFQIMVEQFLASVGGPFERKDIEEGLAFTDGFAREDGWYADGAERAYDHYAGWALQFYPLMWSEMAAGDPAADSRRPLYLERLERYLHDAVHLVGADGSPLVQGRSLTYRFAAATQFWTGARAGIATPGPGLLRRAASGIARHFTERGAPDEDGVLTLGWHGAWPPIAQSYSGPGSPYWAAKGFFGLSLPADHPVWTAVEEPLPIESGDYQRVVRAPGWLVSGTRGDGVVRVINHGTDHSHPGTHLTDSPLYARLGYSTVTSPVLAGEHAADPFDQAVVLLDEDGRPSHRTGFETLLLDRLPSGTTVGASRWQAHWVTPEGDARGDHGYGRPGTVRLGPWLELLSAVRGPWELRLVRMRDTGAEPGRLRVGGWPLPAADPVQGDLPAASNGTMHARVIAGPGLDLRGVLSAQDSSPLAPWTLVPWCATTAPARPDTWYDVAVFLGGQEPDRSPVLSWDGPELARVTWPDGTDDLLDTSVAPSGQ